From Oreochromis aureus strain Israel breed Guangdong linkage group 4, ZZ_aureus, whole genome shotgun sequence, a single genomic window includes:
- the LOC116311536 gene encoding uncharacterized protein LOC116311536 isoform X2 — MHFKHKGYFGVVLIYTITTIALPPVSRCEPTASSFQPNSPPPPPDDSKVHLTTESNSSHSSSPDIGERLDLGSRRAEDLLNSEDLHSGKEKPSSSPEERPEKRLRPRMASSSAPTGVSDRHNPRQAEDEPVYSYGDCREGKIKHVVYGKFVIAGQLEPNVPTLSYQSDSSASEVVCFCLPVRSLGSRTRLRGHRVSSTVKSWQRLLPVVECEEDSMTLTVRRRRAAQLLLDRANESSVALSQLPPQCGYTLQTTWRDLSLMAPYYACHVIQKDGSYVLPLLWRGTPVKMSCPVSQISPHTVGLSSLCCSPHGMIVKVHESTPVEKQRVNVRGDWTPLALLAEQCGYTLAKQDADTVIAAPFITCGITEKDGEYTLPLQIGKEIFSLSCPVSPPEELPINSQPLVNSPAHLTRGTDKPMLGAQEPFPWAPPFYLAPLYYPHPTYHHNYASPKVHASYDSPTPASLTPEPSFSSQLHPPVDSQPDYQPYYVYQMPFWEQYDTPPSPVEEMEDLRRENPERRQNQETPFLAFSEKHSVRPTGFPARLKALHFQPLRHDFNPYYHYYHHPKIPLSGKPQNPDSGLDVSHEISSAHSRKHEFSALAPNVQQSKSVRKVTSDQFPPPVSETTFYPYVHPENAKLVDKTLETHAPHLLNPYLYYYYYYFPHISRGEAERLVPSHPDMPAETNLSNSSPILAVNEHNMNAYINAHKNFDKYSTELIMHPIFSAKVNLEQNDASRSASVTPAVLPPVPQGPHHRLEPQQRPPHSQSFINQLNPYQYYYHPYYHYSQMYYRPVNQVSPASPDLLLAPAAPAQRLTPPVQSVYGFHDWMHSPFYYPYNPSKVPEDDELHPTGSKNSENKSAKSQLPSDFDYGMMAGYFNIPLPLHNPINSLYSHYITQQHHNEQSEKPDEDAKENLEKVRDYLEAHTYTPSASPCGLGPVSDTDCSNSLGCCSNTVKGCTVGQYCVFAMPDSVVQPTVAPPAHSPEDINASCTLQRLTPDRDIYIVPLDGCGVNKHMLGKTVVHLLEVQGLHPYQNGDSAHERSPFRFMVGCSSSADSPGEVKFHVIDEQPPLPLIQPTPVAVTVQLRIAEDESFTSYHPEAHLPLSLLQGRTVYVEVSLKDPPEPTLVLLVHSCLAYTEAPYPSGMLVYDGCSSLGVLQMLPTSDLQVRKIIIYSFLSLPQHMTKGGSLREDPEIHFLCLTEVCSDCTLRCLKGPNTGV; from the exons TGCTTATTTACACCATCACAACAATCGCTTTACCTCCAGTTAGCCGGTGTGAGCCTACTGCGTCCTCCTTCCAACCGAattctcctccacctcctcctgatGACAGCAAAGTTCATTTAACTACGGAAAGCAACAGCAGTCATTCCTCCAGCCCTGACATCGGAGAGCGGCTGGACCTCGGCTCAAGGCGCGCAGAAGACCTCCTAAACTCTGAAGACCTCCACAGCGGGAAAGAGAAACCCAGCAGCAGCCCCGAAGAAAGGCCCGAGAAGAGACTAAGACCCAGAATGGCGTCTTCTTCGGCTCCTACAGGTGTCAGTGACCGTCACAACCCCAGGCAAGCCGAGGACGAGCCGGTTTATTCATATGGAGACTGCAGAGAGGGGAAAATTAAGCACGTAGTTTACGGCAAGTTTGTCATCGCTGGCCAGCTGGAGCCAAACGTCCCAACTCTCAGCTACCAATCAGATTCCTCTGCTTCAG aggtggtttgtttttgtttaccaGTCCGGTCTCTGGGAAGCCGGACAAGGCTCAGGGGTCACCGGGTCAGCAGCACAGTGAAGAGCTGGCAGAGGCTGCTGCCTGTGGTGGAGTGTGAGGAGGACAGCATGACCCTCACTGTCAGGAGGAGACGAGCTGCACAGCTCCTGCTCGACCGAG CAAATGAGTCGTCGGTGGCTCTGTCCCAGCTACCACCACAGTGTGGTTACACTCTTCAGACCACATGGAGAGACCTCAGTCTGATGGCTCCATATTACGCTTGTCATGTCATTCAAAAG GATGGCAGTTATGTGCTGCCCCTGCTATGGAGGGGAACCCCAGTCAAGATGTCCTGTCCAGTCTCTCAGATCAGCCCTCACACTGTGGGGCTATCCTCCCTCTGCTGCTCTCCACATGGGATGATTGTCAAAGTACACGAATCGACTCCTGTGGAGAAGCAGAGAGTAAATG TGAGAGGAGATTGGACCCCTCTAGCTCTGTTGGCTGAGCAGTGTGGCTACACTTTGGCTAAACAAGATGCAGATACTGTAATTGCTGCTCCGTTTATTACATGTGGCATCACAGAAAAG gATGGAGAATACACACTTCCTCTCCAGATAGGCAAGGAAATCTTCTCACTTTCCTGCCctgtgtctcctcctgaagAGCTCCCCATTAACAGTCAGCCTCTGGTCAACAGCCCAGCTCATCTAACCAGGGGGACAGACAAACCTATGTTAGGGGCTCAGGAGCCTTTTCCATGGGCCCCTCCTTTCTACCTGGCTCCACTGTACTATCCCCACCCTACATATCACCATAATTATGCCAGTCCTAAAGTACATGCTTCATATGATTCTCCTACTCCAGCATCTTTGACTCCTGAGccgagttttagctctcagctTCACCCTCCTGTTGATTCCCAGCCAGATTATCAACCCTACTACGTCTACCAGATGCCTTTCTGGGAGCAGTATGACACTCCTCCATCACCCGTTGAAGAAATGGAAGATTTACGTCGGGAGAACCCCGAACGAAGACAAAATCAAGAAACTCCTTTTTTGGCCTTCTCTGAGAAGCACAGTGTCAGACCTACAGGGTTTCCAGCTCGGCTCAAAGCGCTGCATTTCCAGCCTCTGAGACACGATTTCAATCCATACTACCACTACTACCATCACCCCAAAATCCCCCTTTCTGGCAAACCTCAAAACCCTGATTCAGGTCTGGATGTTTCTCACGAAATCTCTTCAGCTCACTCGCGTAAACATGAATTTTCAGCTTTGGCCCCCAACGTTCAACAGTCTAAGAGCGTCAGGAAAGTCACCTCAGACCAGTTCCCTCCACCTGTGTCAGAGACTACCTTTTATCCCTACGTTCACCCAGAAAATGCTAAATTGGTTGACAAAACCCTTGAAACTCATGCTCCTCACCTTCTAAACCCATATCTttactactattactattactttCCACATATTTCAAGGGGTGAGGCTGAAAGACTGGTTCCATCACATCCCGACATGCCTGCAGAAACAAACTTGTCAAATTCCTCCCCAATTCTTGCAGTAAATGAGCACAACATGAATGCCTACATAAATGCACACAAGAACTTTGATAAATATAGCACAGAGCTGATCATGCATCCGATTTTCTCTGCTAAAGTAAATTTGGAGCAGAATGATGCAAGTCGCTCTGCATCTGTGACTCCTGCAGTGCTGCCTCCAGTCCCACAAGGTCCCCATCATAGACTTGAGCCTCAACAACGCCCTCCTCACTCTCAATCATTCATTAATCAACTGAATCCTTACCAGTACTACTATCACCCTTATTATCATTACTCTCAGATGTATTACAGACCTGTAAACCAAGTTTCTCCAGCTTCACCCGATCTTCTTCTAGCACCTGCTGCCCCAGCTCAACGTCTGACTCCACCTGTACAATCGGTGTATGGTTTTCATGACTGGATGCATAGTCCTTTCTATTACCCATATAACCCATCTAAAGTGCCCGAAGACGACGAGCTCCATCCTACAGGCAGCAAAAACTCTGAAAACAAATCTGCTAAATCTCAGCTTCCCTCAGACTTTGACTATGGCATGATGGCAGGATATTTCAACATCCCTCTGCCACTGCATAATCCAATCAATAGTTTATATTCCCATTATATTACTCAGCAGCACCATAATGAGCAATCTGAGAAACCTGATGAAGATGCAAAAGAGAATCTAGAGAAAGTGAGAG ATTACCTCGAGGCCCACACGTACACGCCCTCCGCCTCACCCTGCGGCCTTGGACCTGTGTCAGATACTGATTGCAGTAACTCTTTAGGCTGCTGTTCAAACACTGTGAAGG GCTGTACAGTGGGACAGTACTGCGTCTTTGCGATGCCTGACTCTGTAGTACAGCCCACAGTTGCTCCTCCTGCTCATTCCCCTGAGGACATCAATGCTTCCTGCACGCTGCAGAGGTTGACCCCTGATCGTGACATCTACATTGTACCTCTGGATGGCTGCGGAGTAAACAAACAT ATGCTTGGCAAGACGGTGGTTCATCTTTTGGAAGTTCAAGGTTTGCATCCTTACCAAAACGGCGATTCTGCACATGAGCGTTCTCCTTTCAG GTTTATGGTGGGATGTAGTTCCTCAGCAGATTCTCCAGGTGAAGTGAAGTTTCATGTGATAGATGAACAGCCTCCTCTGCCTCTCATACAGCCAACACCAGTCGCTGTCACTGTGCAACTGAGAATTGCCGAAG ATGAGTCTTTCACCAGCTACCACCCTGAGGCTCACCTCCCTCTCAGCCTCTTGCAGGGCAGA